A single window of Narcine bancroftii isolate sNarBan1 chromosome 13, sNarBan1.hap1, whole genome shotgun sequence DNA harbors:
- the chp2 gene encoding calcineurin B homologous protein 2: MRKQIKCQRSEVQIAEVLAELGDRGGVGNMGLYGSHLSKIENLEEIMEETGFSKSHICRLYNRFEGLDRSKTGKLSRADFQCIGALAVNPLGERIINAFFPDGKDTLDFRSFLRILACFRPIGKLKSSGPLAPEPINSRNNKLRFAFELYDQDKDGKISRDELYQVLFMMMEAEVTEDQLDSIIDRTIQEADQDGDGAISFEEFRKSLENVNLEHKMSIRFLQ, translated from the exons ATGAGAAAACAGATCAAGTGCCAGAGAAGTGAGGTCCAAATTGCAGAAGTGCTTGCGGAGTTGGGAGACAGAGGAGGTGTTGGAAACATGGGATTGTACGGGTCGCACCTCTCCAAGATCGAGAACCTTGAAGAAATCATGGAAGAGACTGGCT TTTCCAAGTCTCACATCTGCCGCCTGTACAATCGGTTCGAAGGGTTGGACCGGAGCAAGACAGGGAAACTGAG CCGGGCAGATTTCCAGTGCATCGGAGCTCTTGCGGTGAATCCACTGGGAGAACGAATCATCAATGCCTTCTTCCCTGATGG TAAGGACACTTTGGATTTCCGCTCGTTCCTCCGGATCCTGGCCTGCTTCCGACCCATAGGAAAGCTCAAATCGTCAGGTCCTCTGGCCCCAGAACCCATCAACAGCCGGAACAACAAGCTGCGGT TTGCTTTTGAACTGTATGACCAGGACAAGGATGGAAAAATCTCAAGAGATGAACTCTACCAG GTGTTGTTCATGATGATGGAAGCAGAGGTTACGGAGGACCAGTTGGACAGCATCATTGACCGGACCATCCAGGAGGCCGACCAGGATGGCGATGGTGCCATCTCTTTTGAAGAGTTCCGGAAG AGCCTTGAGAACGTTAACCTGGAGCACAAGAtgagcattcgctttcttcagtGA